A stretch of the Mycobacterium shigaense genome encodes the following:
- a CDS encoding cytochrome P450: MTPEEAFDAAMRFEHRANPYPFFDELRKTPVVRVSGGIYAVTGYEELMALAHDPRVSSDLRKSRPPAGPGRRFTDESPAEIAPEIAGAYGKEPSFIAQDPPEHDRARRVCMHFFGPPDSPDLIPGQEPLCQQIANEMLDKARGKTRIDVVDEFAYPLPVNVICRIMGVPVEDEPQFHAWLADITAGVFDLGPDIHTEEGQARRAKGEAADAELNAYIAGLAEKAVKSPGNGMISQLVHYDGPDGRMSPSAIVNNTILLFFAGHDSTVNLISHCVLTALRNPWSIELLRSRPELIPGAVEEVLRLQSSVQFFPTRSALADIDIAGTTIPKGAPIYLIYAAANRDPRRFADPDTFDPQRPDNEHVGWGRGIHVCFGGPLARLEVNTAFEAFLRRVKNPRLVADPPPYRISQVFRGPLHLPVDYDEILP; encoded by the coding sequence ATGACCCCCGAGGAAGCCTTCGACGCCGCGATGCGCTTCGAGCACCGCGCGAATCCGTATCCGTTTTTCGACGAGCTGCGCAAGACACCGGTGGTGCGGGTGTCGGGCGGCATCTACGCCGTGACCGGATACGAGGAACTCATGGCGCTGGCCCACGATCCCCGGGTGAGTTCCGACCTGCGCAAGAGCCGCCCGCCGGCCGGCCCCGGTCGCCGGTTCACCGACGAGTCGCCCGCCGAAATCGCCCCCGAAATCGCGGGCGCATACGGCAAGGAGCCGAGCTTCATCGCTCAGGACCCGCCCGAGCACGACCGGGCGCGCCGGGTGTGCATGCACTTTTTCGGCCCACCGGACTCGCCGGATCTGATCCCGGGCCAGGAGCCGCTGTGTCAGCAGATCGCCAACGAAATGCTCGACAAAGCGAGGGGCAAGACGCGCATCGACGTGGTCGACGAGTTCGCCTATCCGCTGCCGGTCAACGTGATCTGCAGGATCATGGGCGTGCCCGTCGAAGACGAGCCGCAATTCCACGCGTGGCTCGCCGACATCACGGCCGGCGTCTTCGACCTCGGCCCCGATATCCACACCGAGGAGGGCCAGGCCCGGCGCGCCAAGGGCGAAGCCGCCGACGCCGAGCTCAACGCGTACATCGCCGGGCTGGCCGAGAAGGCCGTGAAATCACCTGGAAACGGGATGATTTCGCAATTGGTCCACTACGACGGTCCTGACGGCCGGATGTCGCCGAGTGCGATCGTGAACAACACCATTCTGCTGTTCTTCGCCGGTCACGATTCGACGGTCAACCTGATCTCGCACTGCGTGCTGACCGCGCTGCGCAACCCGTGGTCCATCGAATTGCTGCGCAGCAGACCGGAATTGATCCCCGGCGCCGTGGAGGAGGTGCTCCGGCTGCAGTCGTCGGTGCAGTTCTTCCCGACCCGGTCGGCGCTGGCCGACATCGACATCGCCGGCACGACCATTCCCAAGGGCGCGCCCATCTATCTCATCTACGCCGCGGCCAATCGCGATCCCCGGCGGTTTGCCGATCCCGACACGTTCGATCCGCAACGTCCGGACAACGAGCACGTCGGCTGGGGCCGCGGCATCCACGTCTGCTTCGGCGGCCCGCTGGCCCGCCTCGAGGTCAACACCGCATTCGAGGCCTTCCTGCGCCGGGTGAAAAACCCACGGCTGGTGGCCGATCCGCCGCCGTACCGGATCAGCCAGGTGTTTCGCGGGCCACTTCATCTGCCCGTCGACTACGACGAAATCCTGCCCTGA
- a CDS encoding NAD(P)/FAD-dependent oxidoreductase produces the protein MVGDGFKDTGRIVIVGASLAGLRAAEALRDEGFRGQLTIIGDEPDEPYDRPPLSKQVLKGWVAADHTKLPRLRAVEAQWRLGVAATALDRSSQVVRLADGSEVGGDRLLIATGVRSRRWPNTEEAALGGVYTVRTNIDAARLQAALAARPRRVLIIGSGFIGSEVASMCRELGLQVTVTERGPAPLSGPLGGVIGAIAAEMQRAAGVDLRTGVSVLGLEGDAAGRVRRARLSDGDTLDVDVVVTSLGSIRNVEWLNGAGLAAGPWGVGCDAGCRAFDINGVVTNHIFVAGDIARAPHVLYDYEFLAMEHWDNAVLGARVAAHNMVCDEVDRWAHLLVPQFWSAQFGVNIKSVGVPSFGDEIVFTQGSVKERRFAAAYGRQGRIVGAVTFNHAKWIDYYRNQIEHSGPFPPHPPGFDFPENMRVLPADFPARGVPTETPDVVLTGHDPSERRAEFRPRQQERRR, from the coding sequence GTGGTCGGGGACGGCTTCAAAGACACGGGCCGCATCGTCATCGTCGGCGCCTCACTGGCCGGCCTGCGCGCCGCGGAGGCGTTGCGGGATGAGGGTTTTCGCGGCCAGTTGACCATCATCGGCGACGAGCCGGACGAGCCCTATGACCGGCCGCCGCTGTCCAAGCAGGTCCTCAAGGGTTGGGTGGCGGCCGATCACACGAAGCTGCCGCGCCTGCGGGCGGTCGAGGCGCAGTGGCGACTCGGGGTCGCCGCGACCGCCCTGGACCGGAGCAGCCAGGTGGTGCGCCTGGCCGACGGCAGCGAGGTCGGCGGCGACCGCCTGCTGATCGCCACCGGCGTGCGATCGCGGCGGTGGCCCAACACCGAAGAGGCCGCGTTGGGCGGCGTGTACACCGTGCGCACCAACATCGATGCCGCGCGGCTGCAGGCCGCGCTGGCCGCCCGGCCGCGCCGGGTGCTGATCATCGGCTCTGGATTCATCGGCTCGGAGGTCGCCTCGATGTGCCGCGAGCTCGGGCTTCAGGTCACGGTCACCGAGCGCGGCCCGGCGCCGCTGTCCGGTCCGCTGGGCGGCGTGATCGGCGCGATCGCCGCCGAGATGCAGCGCGCCGCCGGCGTGGACCTGCGCACCGGCGTCTCGGTGCTCGGGCTGGAGGGCGACGCGGCCGGCCGGGTGCGGCGCGCGCGGCTCTCCGACGGCGACACCCTCGACGTGGACGTCGTCGTGACGTCGCTGGGGTCGATCCGCAACGTCGAATGGCTCAACGGCGCTGGGTTGGCGGCGGGTCCCTGGGGCGTGGGTTGCGACGCCGGATGTCGCGCGTTCGACATCAACGGCGTGGTCACCAACCACATCTTCGTGGCGGGCGACATCGCTCGAGCGCCGCACGTCCTGTACGACTACGAGTTCCTGGCGATGGAGCACTGGGACAACGCTGTGCTGGGTGCGCGGGTCGCCGCGCACAACATGGTCTGCGACGAGGTCGACCGGTGGGCACATCTGCTGGTTCCGCAGTTCTGGTCGGCGCAGTTCGGCGTGAACATCAAATCCGTTGGCGTGCCGTCGTTCGGCGACGAGATCGTCTTCACGCAGGGCTCGGTCAAGGAGCGCCGGTTCGCCGCGGCCTACGGCCGCCAGGGCCGCATCGTCGGCGCGGTCACCTTCAATCACGCGAAGTGGATCGACTACTACCGCAATCAGATCGAGCACTCGGGGCCGTTTCCCCCCCATCCGCCCGGGTTCGATTTCCCGGAGAATATGCGCGTTCTGCCTGCCGACTTTCCCGCGCGGGGCGTGCCAACCGAGACACCGGACGTGGTGTTGACCGGACACGACCCCAGCGAGCGGCGGGCCGAATTCCGTCCCCGACAACAGGAGCGGCGCCGATGA
- a CDS encoding ferredoxin — MRIVVDLNRCLGYAHCVPLAPEVLKLNGEEALTYDPNPDDRQRLRVLRAAAACPVQAIIVDKLDFE, encoded by the coding sequence ATGCGGATTGTCGTCGACTTGAACCGTTGCCTCGGCTACGCGCACTGCGTCCCGCTGGCCCCGGAGGTGCTCAAGCTCAACGGCGAAGAGGCTCTCACCTACGACCCCAACCCCGATGACAGGCAGCGGCTGCGGGTGCTGCGGGCGGCGGCGGCCTGCCCGGTGCAGGCGATCATCGTCGACAAGCTCGACTTCGAGTAG
- a CDS encoding patatin-like phospholipase family protein, whose amino-acid sequence MSKPVDLVLSGGGVKFIGLVGAVVALMDAGYVIRRVSGVSAGSIVAAVLAAGATDGQLTGAQVKELAFSVPLQKWRDAGPVPLLGAAWGLVRDTSMFRGDVAYDWIRGELANLGVNTFGDLILDEDHLVEGRRSKLVVTVADLTAAQLVRLPWDYRRLYGLDPDEQPVADAVRASIAIPFFYPPVRLKSRLGATATTLVDGGVLSNFPIDTFDRPDAKPPRWPTFGVTVLPRLTEGFSAVMPALKPLRFFEQTALLESLLTTMLTGHDQTHLNQPWVAARAIAVESTNVGVLDFDVSRDRLEELFDKGYEAAQEFLTTWDWAAYLERFRWQVDGRPKVK is encoded by the coding sequence ATGAGCAAACCTGTGGATCTGGTGCTGTCCGGCGGCGGAGTCAAGTTCATCGGCCTGGTGGGTGCCGTCGTCGCGCTGATGGATGCCGGATATGTGATCCGGCGGGTGTCAGGCGTGTCGGCCGGCTCGATCGTCGCGGCGGTGTTGGCCGCCGGGGCCACCGACGGCCAGCTCACCGGCGCGCAGGTCAAGGAGCTGGCCTTCTCGGTGCCGCTGCAGAAGTGGCGCGACGCGGGGCCGGTGCCGCTGCTCGGTGCCGCGTGGGGATTGGTGCGCGATACCAGCATGTTTCGCGGCGACGTCGCGTACGACTGGATCCGCGGCGAGCTGGCGAACCTAGGGGTCAACACCTTCGGCGACCTGATTCTCGACGAGGATCACCTGGTCGAGGGGCGGCGCTCAAAGCTGGTGGTGACCGTCGCCGATCTGACCGCCGCCCAGCTCGTGCGACTGCCGTGGGACTACCGCAGACTCTACGGCCTGGATCCCGACGAGCAGCCGGTCGCCGACGCCGTGCGCGCGTCGATTGCGATCCCGTTCTTCTACCCCCCGGTGAGACTGAAGAGCCGCCTCGGGGCAACCGCGACGACCCTCGTCGACGGCGGGGTGCTGTCGAACTTTCCGATCGACACCTTCGACCGGCCGGACGCAAAACCGCCGCGCTGGCCCACCTTTGGGGTCACGGTCCTACCTCGGTTGACCGAGGGCTTCAGCGCGGTGATGCCCGCGCTGAAGCCGCTGCGGTTCTTCGAACAGACGGCACTGCTGGAGAGCCTGCTCACGACGATGCTGACCGGCCACGACCAGACGCATCTGAACCAGCCGTGGGTCGCGGCTCGTGCCATCGCGGTCGAATCGACCAATGTGGGCGTGCTCGACTTCGATGTGTCGCGAGACCGCCTCGAAGAGCTCTTCGACAAGGGCTACGAGGCGGCTCAGGAATTCCTCACGACATGGGACTGGGCGGCGTATCTCGAACGGTTCCGCTGGCAAGTCGACGGCCGGCCAAAGGTGAAGTGA
- a CDS encoding crotonase/enoyl-CoA hydratase family protein: MSGPVTYTHLDSIAVIRMDDGKVNALGPTMQQALNDAIDHADGDNAGALVIAGNERVFSGGFDLKILTSGEVQPAIDMLRGGFELAYRLLSYPKPVVMACTGHAIAMGAFLLASGDHRVAAHAYNIQANEVAIGMTIPYAALEILKLRLTQSAYQQATGLAKSFFGETAVASGFVDEIVLPEMVLSRAEEAARGFAELHQHAHAATKLRARADALKALRAGIDGIESEFGL, from the coding sequence ATGAGCGGCCCGGTCACCTACACCCACCTGGATTCCATCGCGGTGATCCGGATGGACGACGGCAAAGTCAACGCGCTGGGCCCGACGATGCAGCAGGCACTCAACGACGCGATCGACCATGCCGACGGCGACAACGCCGGGGCGCTGGTGATCGCCGGCAACGAGCGCGTGTTCAGCGGCGGCTTCGATCTGAAGATCCTGACCTCCGGCGAAGTCCAGCCGGCGATCGACATGCTCAGGGGCGGTTTCGAGTTGGCGTATCGGCTGCTGTCCTACCCGAAGCCGGTCGTGATGGCCTGCACCGGTCATGCCATCGCGATGGGGGCATTCCTGCTGGCGTCGGGCGATCATCGGGTGGCCGCGCATGCCTACAACATCCAGGCCAACGAGGTCGCGATCGGCATGACCATCCCGTACGCCGCCCTAGAGATCCTGAAGCTGCGACTGACGCAGTCGGCGTACCAGCAGGCCACCGGACTGGCCAAGTCGTTCTTCGGCGAAACCGCCGTCGCCTCCGGCTTCGTCGACGAGATCGTGTTGCCCGAGATGGTGTTGAGCCGCGCCGAAGAGGCCGCCCGTGGATTTGCCGAATTGCATCAGCACGCCCACGCGGCGACCAAGTTGCGCGCCCGGGCGGACGCGTTGAAGGCGCTGCGTGCCGGAATCGACGGCATAGAGTCCGAGTTCGGCCTGTAG
- a CDS encoding MBL fold metallo-hydrolase produces the protein MSDSSADRLYFRQLLSGRDFAAGDMVATQMRNFAYLIGDQQTGDCVVVDPAYAAGDLLDTLEADGMHLSGMLVTHHHPDHVGGSMMGFELKGLAELLERVDVPVHVNSHEALWVSRVTGIGVGDLTTHENHDKVSIGDIEIELLHTPGHTPGSQCFLLDGRLVAGDTLFLDGCGRTDFPGGDSDEMYRSLQQLAALPGNPTVFPGHWYSEEPSASLSDVKRSNYVYRAANLHQWRMLMGG, from the coding sequence GTGTCAGATTCGTCCGCGGACCGGCTCTACTTCCGCCAACTGCTGTCCGGGCGCGATTTCGCCGCAGGTGACATGGTCGCGACGCAAATGCGCAATTTCGCCTACCTGATCGGCGATCAGCAGACCGGTGATTGCGTGGTGGTCGATCCGGCGTACGCGGCCGGCGATCTCCTCGACACTCTGGAAGCCGACGGCATGCACCTGTCCGGGATGCTGGTGACGCACCATCATCCCGACCATGTGGGCGGATCGATGATGGGTTTCGAACTCAAGGGCCTGGCCGAGCTGCTGGAGCGGGTCGACGTGCCCGTCCACGTGAATTCCCATGAGGCACTTTGGGTGTCGCGGGTCACCGGAATCGGTGTCGGCGATCTCACCACGCACGAAAATCACGACAAGGTCAGCATCGGCGATATCGAGATCGAGCTGCTGCACACTCCCGGGCACACACCCGGTAGCCAGTGCTTCTTGCTCGACGGCCGGCTGGTGGCCGGCGACACCCTGTTCCTGGATGGCTGCGGGCGCACCGATTTCCCGGGCGGCGACTCCGACGAGATGTATCGCAGCCTGCAGCAGCTCGCCGCGCTTCCGGGCAACCCGACGGTATTTCCCGGCCATTGGTATTCCGAGGAACCGAGCGCGTCGCTGTCGGACGTCAAGCGTTCCAATTACGTGTATCGGGCCGCTAACCTTCACCAGTGGCGAATGTTGATGGGCGGCTGA
- a CDS encoding type II toxin-antitoxin system VapB family antitoxin, giving the protein MLKKVEIELDDDLVQEAIRRFHVADAREAVHLALRNLLGKADEAGEVYDEFSDPSAWLPRRNGEAG; this is encoded by the coding sequence ATGCTCAAGAAGGTCGAGATCGAGCTCGATGACGATCTGGTCCAAGAGGCTATCCGCCGATTCCACGTGGCCGACGCGCGCGAGGCCGTCCATCTCGCGCTGCGCAACCTGCTCGGCAAGGCGGACGAGGCGGGTGAGGTGTACGACGAGTTCAGTGACCCGAGTGCGTGGCTGCCGCGCCGAAACGGCGAGGCCGGCTGA
- the rpmG gene encoding 50S ribosomal protein L33, with protein sequence MASSTDVRPKITLACEVCKHRNYITKKNRRNDPDRLELKKFCPNCGKHQAHRETR encoded by the coding sequence ATGGCTTCCAGTACCGATGTGCGGCCCAAGATCACCTTGGCGTGCGAGGTGTGTAAACACCGCAACTACATCACCAAGAAAAATCGCCGCAACGACCCCGACCGGCTGGAGCTGAAGAAATTCTGCCCCAACTGCGGCAAGCATCAGGCGCACCGCGAAACGCGCTGA
- the hadA gene encoding (3R)-hydroxyacyl-ACP dehydratase subunit HadA — MSLAASIVGKHYRYPDYYVVEREKIREYAVAVQNDETYFFDEDAAAALGYKGLPAPLTFICVFGYKAQAAFFKYANIAIEDSQVVQVDQVLRFKKPIVAGDKLYCDVTVDSVRETHGTQIIVTKNIITNDAGEVVQETYTTLAGRAGENGEKGFSDGAA; from the coding sequence GTGTCGTTGGCTGCAAGCATCGTCGGGAAGCATTATCGATACCCCGACTATTACGTGGTGGAGCGCGAGAAGATCCGCGAGTATGCGGTCGCTGTCCAGAACGACGAAACGTACTTCTTCGACGAGGATGCGGCCGCCGCGCTCGGTTACAAGGGGCTGCCCGCGCCGCTGACGTTCATCTGCGTTTTCGGCTACAAGGCGCAGGCCGCCTTCTTCAAGTACGCCAACATCGCGATCGAGGACTCCCAGGTCGTCCAGGTCGATCAGGTGCTTAGATTCAAGAAGCCCATCGTGGCGGGCGACAAGCTGTACTGCGACGTGACCGTGGATTCGGTTCGCGAAACGCACGGCACTCAAATCATCGTCACCAAGAACATCATCACCAACGATGCCGGTGAGGTCGTTCAGGAGACGTACACGACCCTGGCGGGCCGTGCCGGTGAGAACGGAGAAAAGGGATTTTCTGATGGCGCTGCGTGA
- the hadB gene encoding (3R)-hydroxyacyl-ACP dehydratase subunit HadB — protein MALREFSSVKVGDQLPEKIYPLTRQDLVNYAGVSGDLNPIHWDDEIAKIVGLDTVIAHGMLTMGIGGGYVTSWVGDPGAVTEYNVRFTAVVPVPNDGKGAELVFSGKVKSVEPESKTVTIAISATTGGKKIFGRAIASAKLA, from the coding sequence ATGGCGCTGCGTGAGTTCAGTTCGGTGAAGGTGGGGGACCAGCTTCCGGAGAAGATCTACCCGTTGACCCGCCAGGATCTGGTCAATTACGCGGGAGTCTCGGGTGACTTGAACCCGATCCACTGGGACGACGAAATCGCCAAGATTGTCGGGCTGGACACCGTGATCGCGCACGGCATGCTGACCATGGGCATCGGCGGGGGCTACGTCACCTCGTGGGTCGGCGACCCGGGTGCCGTCACGGAGTACAACGTGCGATTCACCGCCGTCGTGCCGGTACCCAACGACGGCAAGGGTGCCGAGCTCGTCTTCAGCGGCAAGGTGAAATCGGTCGAGCCGGAGAGCAAGACGGTGACGATCGCCATCTCGGCCACCACCGGGGGCAAAAAGATCTTCGGCCGGGCCATCGCGTCGGCAAAGCTGGCGTAG
- the hadC gene encoding (3R)-hydroxyacyl-ACP dehydratase subunit HadC, whose amino-acid sequence MALKTDVRGMSWIYPDHFEVGREQLRAFARAAKYDNPAHFDEAAAAELGYDGLIAPLTFVSIFAKIIQDDFFRNVDVGMETMQIVQVDQQFVYHRPLLVGDKIFGRMDIESVNERFGADIVVTKNTCTNQDGEVVLLAYTTLMGHEGDDSIQLRWDKESGQVVRTA is encoded by the coding sequence ATGGCGCTCAAAACCGACGTCCGCGGAATGAGCTGGATCTACCCGGACCACTTCGAGGTCGGCCGCGAGCAATTGCGTGCCTTTGCCAGAGCGGCCAAGTACGACAATCCTGCCCACTTCGACGAGGCGGCGGCGGCGGAACTGGGCTACGACGGCCTGATTGCGCCGCTGACTTTCGTGTCGATCTTCGCGAAGATCATCCAGGACGACTTCTTCCGCAATGTCGACGTGGGCATGGAGACCATGCAGATCGTCCAGGTCGACCAGCAGTTCGTCTACCACCGGCCGCTGCTTGTCGGCGACAAGATCTTCGGCCGGATGGACATCGAGTCCGTCAACGAGCGCTTCGGCGCGGACATCGTCGTCACGAAGAACACCTGCACCAATCAGGATGGCGAAGTCGTTCTGCTCGCCTACACCACCCTGATGGGGCACGAGGGTGACGACTCCATCCAGCTCAGGTGGGACAAGGAAAGCGGCCAGGTCGTCAGAACCGCGTGA
- the secE gene encoding preprotein translocase subunit SecE, with the protein MSDEGDVANDAASDGGDAEQSRESGGRTAVVTRPQRPTGKRSRQRTADVDEDASDDVEVSKEDRAKKAPTAKQAKKPKKAGERRANPFAFVFNYLKQVVAEMRKVIWPNRKQMLTYTSVVLAFLAFMVALVGLADLGLTKLVLLVFG; encoded by the coding sequence GTGAGCGACGAAGGCGATGTTGCCAACGACGCCGCAAGCGACGGTGGCGACGCCGAGCAGAGCCGCGAGAGCGGCGGTCGCACTGCCGTGGTGACGCGGCCGCAGCGCCCGACGGGCAAGCGGTCCCGGCAGCGCACGGCCGACGTGGACGAGGACGCGTCGGACGATGTCGAGGTCTCCAAGGAGGACAGGGCCAAAAAGGCTCCCACGGCCAAGCAGGCTAAGAAGCCGAAGAAAGCCGGCGAGCGTCGGGCCAATCCGTTCGCCTTCGTCTTCAACTACCTCAAGCAGGTCGTTGCGGAGATGCGGAAGGTCATCTGGCCGAACCGCAAACAGATGCTCACCTACACCTCGGTGGTGCTGGCGTTTCTGGCGTTCATGGTGGCGCTGGTCGGGCTTGCCGACTTGGGCCTGACCAAGCTGGTCCTGCTGGTGTTCGGCTGA
- the nusG gene encoding transcription termination/antitermination protein NusG: MTTFDGEPSAGEAVDVQDEAAEATDTPAAAEPVAAAAESAEESAEDVDPAAALKAELRSKPGDWYVIHSYAGYENKVKANLETRVQNLDVGDYIFQVEVPTEEVTEIKNGQRKQVNRKVLPGYILVRMDLTDDSWSAVRNTPGVTGFVGATSRPSALRLDDVVKFLLPPAATKKPAKGAATTAAAAETGGIERPVIDVEYEVGESVTVMDGPFATLPATINEINAEQQKLKVLVSIFGRETPVELTFTQVSKI; this comes from the coding sequence GTGACTACCTTCGACGGTGAACCGTCCGCGGGTGAGGCGGTCGACGTGCAGGACGAGGCCGCCGAGGCGACCGATACCCCAGCGGCCGCGGAGCCGGTAGCAGCGGCCGCTGAGTCGGCAGAGGAGTCCGCCGAGGACGTAGACCCCGCCGCGGCACTGAAGGCCGAGCTGCGTAGCAAGCCCGGTGACTGGTACGTCATCCACTCCTATGCGGGGTACGAGAACAAGGTCAAGGCCAACCTCGAAACCCGGGTGCAGAACCTGGACGTCGGCGACTACATCTTCCAGGTGGAGGTGCCCACCGAGGAAGTCACTGAGATCAAGAATGGCCAGCGCAAGCAGGTCAATCGCAAGGTGCTGCCCGGATACATCCTGGTGCGCATGGACCTGACCGACGACTCCTGGTCCGCGGTGCGCAACACCCCCGGCGTCACCGGATTCGTCGGCGCCACGTCGCGTCCGTCGGCTCTGCGGCTCGACGATGTGGTGAAGTTCCTGCTCCCGCCCGCCGCGACGAAGAAGCCGGCCAAGGGCGCAGCCACCACCGCTGCCGCCGCCGAGACCGGTGGCATTGAGCGTCCTGTTATCGACGTCGAGTACGAGGTCGGCGAATCGGTGACGGTCATGGACGGACCGTTCGCCACGCTGCCCGCCACGATCAACGAGATCAACGCCGAACAGCAGAAGCTCAAGGTGCTGGTGTCGATCTTCGGCCGTGAAACGCCGGTCGAACTGACCTTTACCCAAGTCTCCAAGATTTAG
- the rplK gene encoding 50S ribosomal protein L11, with product MAPKKKVVGLIKLQIQAGQANPAPPVGPALGQHGVNIMEFCKAYNAATESQRGQVIPVEITVYEDRSFTFALKTPPAAKLLLKAAGVGKGSAEPHKTKVAKVTWDQVKEIAETKKSDLNANDIDAAAKIIAGTARSMGITVE from the coding sequence ATGGCCCCGAAGAAGAAAGTCGTCGGGCTGATCAAGCTTCAGATCCAGGCGGGGCAGGCCAACCCTGCGCCGCCGGTCGGCCCTGCGCTCGGCCAGCACGGCGTCAACATCATGGAGTTCTGCAAGGCGTACAACGCCGCGACCGAGAGCCAGCGCGGTCAGGTGATACCGGTGGAGATCACGGTCTACGAGGACCGCAGCTTCACCTTCGCGCTCAAGACCCCGCCAGCCGCCAAGCTGCTGCTCAAGGCCGCCGGTGTCGGCAAGGGCTCGGCCGAGCCGCACAAGACCAAGGTCGCCAAGGTCACCTGGGACCAGGTCAAAGAGATCGCCGAGACCAAGAAGAGCGACCTCAACGCCAACGACATCGACGCCGCCGCCAAGATCATCGCCGGGACCGCCCGGTCGATGGGCATTACCGTTGAATAG
- the rplA gene encoding 50S ribosomal protein L1 yields the protein MSKNSKAYRAAAEKVDHDNLYSPLQAAKLAKETSSSKQDATVEVAIRLGVDPRKADQMVRGTVNLPHGTGKTARVAVFAVGDKAEQAQAAGADIVGSDDLIEKIQGGFLDFDAAIATPDQMAKVGRIARVLGPRGLMPNPKTGTVTPDVAKAVSDIKGGKINFRIDKQANLHFVIGKASFDEKSLAENYGAALDEVLRLKPSSSKGRYLKKITVSTTTGPGIPVDPSVTRNFTEA from the coding sequence GTGAGCAAGAACAGCAAGGCATACCGCGCCGCCGCCGAAAAGGTGGATCACGACAACCTCTACTCCCCGCTGCAAGCCGCCAAGCTCGCCAAGGAGACGTCGTCGAGCAAGCAGGACGCGACCGTCGAGGTGGCGATCCGGCTCGGCGTCGACCCGCGCAAGGCCGACCAGATGGTCCGCGGCACCGTCAACCTGCCGCACGGCACCGGTAAGACCGCCCGCGTCGCAGTGTTTGCGGTCGGCGACAAGGCGGAGCAGGCGCAGGCGGCCGGCGCCGACATCGTCGGCAGCGACGACCTGATCGAGAAGATCCAGGGTGGGTTCCTGGACTTCGACGCCGCGATCGCGACCCCGGACCAGATGGCCAAGGTCGGTCGCATCGCTCGGGTGCTCGGTCCGCGCGGTCTGATGCCGAACCCCAAGACCGGGACCGTCACACCCGACGTTGCCAAGGCCGTGTCCGACATCAAGGGCGGCAAGATCAACTTCCGCATCGACAAGCAGGCCAACCTGCACTTCGTGATCGGCAAGGCGTCGTTCGACGAGAAGAGCCTGGCCGAGAACTACGGCGCCGCGCTGGACGAGGTGCTGCGGCTCAAGCCGTCGTCGTCCAAGGGGCGCTACCTGAAGAAGATCACCGTGTCGACGACCACGGGCCCGGGCATTCCGGTCGACCCGTCCGTCACGCGCAACTTCACCGAGGCCTGA